The DNA segment CCCGCCACGCCAGATCGGTCTCCTCGTGTGCGTAGAAGAACTCGCCGGGGAGCGGTCCGGCCTCGGCGATGACCTGGGACCGTACGGCGTTGGCCCCGCCGAGGAAGGTCGTGACCCGCGAGGAGTGCATGGGATCGGATGCGCGCAGCCGGGGGACGTGGCGGCGCTGGGTGACGCCGGTGTCGGGGTCGGCGATCCGGAAGCTGATGATGCCCAGCCCGGGGTCGGCGGCGAAGGCCAGGCGGCACAGCTCGGCCGTGTCGGTGTTCGGGAGCAGCCCGTCGTCGTCGAGGAAGAGCAGGATGTCCACGTCGGTGCCGGCCGGGCCGAACGCCTCGATGCCGACGTTGCGCCCGCCGGGGATGCCCAGGTTCTCGGGCAGCTCGACCGTCCGTACGCCTTCGGGGACGTCCGGTACGGGTGCGCCGTTGCCGACCACGACGACCTCGACCGGGTCGCCGTCCTGTTTGGCCACCGAGTCCAGCAGGGCGCGCAGCTCGTCGGGGCGGTTGCCCATCGTGATGATGACCGCGCCGACCTTCGCGGAGCCGCCCGCGCCGGGGGCCGTCACTTGAGCCTGCTCGAAGCGAGGATGGACACGAGGTGGAGCACGCTCTGCAGGAG comes from the Streptomyces sp. NBC_01471 genome and includes:
- a CDS encoding glycosyltransferase, whose amino-acid sequence is MGNRPDELRALLDSVAKQDGDPVEVVVVGNGAPVPDVPEGVRTVELPENLGIPGGRNVGIEAFGPAGTDVDILLFLDDDGLLPNTDTAELCRLAFAADPGLGIISFRIADPDTGVTQRRHVPRLRASDPMHSSRVTTFLGGANAVRSQVIAEAGPLPGEFFYAHEETDLAWRALDAGWMIDYRADMVLHHPATAPSRHAVYHRMVARNRVWLARRNLPAPLVPVYLGVWMLLTLVRRPSGAALKAWFGGFKEGWTTPCGPRRPMKWRTVWRLTRLGRPPVI